The following proteins are co-located in the Vigna unguiculata cultivar IT97K-499-35 chromosome 9, ASM411807v1, whole genome shotgun sequence genome:
- the LOC114163590 gene encoding uncharacterized protein LOC114163590, whose protein sequence is MPQATCRVYCMTGVEAAGSSNLVMGRCMIVGKSLCVLYDFGATHSFVSIACVERLGLPVRELQCELVVSTTTYGLVRMSSLCAKCPVEVEGRRYKVNLICLPLQELEEKEGTSVIPVVHKFVDVFPDEVSGLPPNRKVEFSIDLVPGTGPISMTPYHMAPAELVELKKQIEELLGK, encoded by the exons ATGCCTCAAGCGACGTGCAGAGTCTATTGCATGACAGGAGTAGAGGCTGCAGGCTCAAGTAATCTTGTTATGGGTCGATGCATGATTGTTGGTAAATCTTtgtgtgtgttgtatgattttggagcgacacactcctttgtgtcaatTGCTTGTGTGGAACGTCTGGGTCTGCCGGTGCGCGAGCTACAGTGTGAGCTTGTGGTATCTACTACAACGTATGGTTTGGTCAGGATGTCGTCCTTATGTGCTAAGTGTCCGGTGGAGGTAGAAGGACGCAGGTACAAGGTGAATCTAATCTGTTTACCTCTACAAGAGTTGGAG GAGAAGGAAGGGACGTCAGTTATACCGGTGGTGCACAAGTTTGTGGATGTGTTCCCGGATGAGGTGTCGGGGTTGCCTCCCAACAGaaaggtggagttctctattgatctagtACCAGGAACAGGTCCGATATCGATGACCCCATACCACATGGCTCCAGCAGAGTTGGTAGAACTCAAGAAACAAATAGAAGAGTTGTTGGGGAAGTAG
- the LOC114162448 gene encoding pentatricopeptide repeat-containing protein At3g16610: protein MRRYLKRRQALIANPKYQLRSPHTQNNTHSQHINNHPPTLHNLVRLYAARNQIQLARHVFDQIPNPNVVLWNMMIRAYAWTGPFHQSIHLYHRMLQLGVRPNNFTFPFLLKACSALQAIELGRQIHDHVLTLGLQADLYVSTALLDMYAKCGNFFEARTIFDSMSHRDIVSWNAIIAGFSFHAFHDQTIHLVVQMQLAGITPNSSTIVSLLPTIGQANALCQGKAIHAYSVRKIFSHDVVVATGLLDMYAKCHHLSYAQKIFNALNQKNEICWSAMIGGYVICDSMRDALALYDDMVYMHGLNPTPVILASTLRACAKLTDLNKGKNLHCYMIKSGINSDTTVGNSLISMYAKCGIMDDALGFLDEMVIKDSVSYSAIISGCVQNGYAEKAVLIFRQMQLSGTDPDSATMIGLLPACSHLAAVQHGICCHGYSVVRGFTANTSICNAIIDMYAKCGRIHISRQVFDRMKKRDIVSWNTMIIGYGIHGLYIEAFSLFHELLASSMKPDDVTLIAVLSACSHSGLVTEGKYWFNSMSQDLNISPRMAHYICMVDLLARAGNLDEAYSFIQKMPFEPDVRVWSALLSACRTRNNVEMGEQVSKKIQMLGPEGTGNFVLMSNIYSSVGRWDDAAHIRNIQKHQGYKKSPGCSWIEISGVIHGFIGGDRSHPQSVSINNKLQELLVQMKRMGYQADSGFVFHDVEEEEKEQILLYHSEKIAIAFGILSTSPRNPILVTKNLRICVDCHNAVKFMTLITERRITVRDASRFHHFENGICNCRDFW from the coding sequence ATGCGAAGATATTTGAAACGTAGGCAAGCTTTGATCGCAAACCCCAAATACCAACTTCGCTCGCCTCACACTCAAAATAACACCCATTCTCAACACATCAACAACCACCCTCCTACTCTTCACAACCTTGTTCGTCTCTACGCGGCACGTAATCAAATCCAACTTGCTCGTCACGTGTTTGACCAAATTCCGAACCCAAATGTTGTTTTGTGGAACATGATGATCCGAGCTTATGCTTGGACTGGCCCTTTTCATCAATCCATTCATCTGTACCATCGGATGCTGCAACTAGGTGTTAGACCCAACAACTTCACCTTCCCTTTTCTTCTCAAAGCCTGTTCAGCTCTCCAAGCAATTGAACTTGGGAGACAAATACATGACCATGTCCTCACACTTGGCCTACAGGCCGATCTCTACGTTTCTACTGCCTTGCTTGACATGTATGCCAAATGTGGCAATTTTTTTGAAGCACGCACAATATTTGACAGTATGTCCCATAGGGATATTGTCTCATGGAATGCAATCATTGCTGGCTTTTCATTTCATGCTTTTCACGATCAAACAATTCACTTAGTTGTCCAAATGCAGCTAGCCGGAATAACACCTAATTCTTCCACTATTGTATCTCTTTTACCCACAATTGGACAAGCTAATGCCTTATGCCAGGGGAAGGCTATTCACGCTTACTCTGTAAGAAAGATCTTCAGTCATGATGTGGTTGTTGCAACTGGGCTTTTGGATATGTATGCTAAGTGCCACCACTTATCTTATGCCCAGAAGATCTTCAATGCCCTGAACCAAAAGAACGAGATATGCTGGAGTGCTATGATTGGGGGATATGTCATTTGTGACTCCATGAGAGATGCTTTGGCCCTTTATGATGACATGGTATATATGCATGGCTTGAATCCTACGCCTGTCATTCTTGCAAGCACACTTCGAGCATGTGCAAAACTCACTGATCTGAATAAGGGGAAAAACTTGCATTGTTACATGATTAAATCAGGGATAAATTCAGACACAACAGTGGGAAACTCGCTGATATCAATGTACGCCAAATGTGGAATCATGGATGATGCACTCGGATTTCTTGATGAAATGGTCATAAAAGACTCGGTTTCTTATAGTGCTATCATTTCAGGATGTGTGCAAAATGGCTATGCAGAAAAAGCTGTACTTATTTTTCGCCAGATGCAGCTATCTGGGACCGACCCAGATTCCGCGACCATGATAGGTTTGCTTCCAGCTTGTTCACATTTGGCCGCTGTACAACATGGGATCTGTTGCCATGGATACTCAGTCGTTAGAGGCTTCACTGCAAATACCTCCATTTGTAATGCCATCATTGACATGTATGCAAAGTGTGGAAGGATTCATATCAGTCGGCAAGTTTTTGATAGAATGAAAAAGAGGGATATTGTTTCGTGGAATACAATGATAATTGGTTATGGCATTCATGGGCTATACATAGAAGCATTTTCATTGTTTCACGAATTACTGGCATCAAGCATGAAGCCGGATGATGTGACCCTTATTGCTGTTTTATCTGCATGTAGCCATTCAGGACTTGTGACGGAAGGGAAATATTGGTTTAACAGCATGAGCCAAGATCTCAACATCTCACCAAGGATGGCACATTATATATGCATGGTTGACCTCCTGGCCCGAGCAGGAAATCTGGATGAAGCGTACTCCTTTATTCAAAAGATGCCGTTTGAGCCCGATGTTCGTGTATGGAGTGCATTGCTCTCTGCATGTAGGACCCGCAATAATGTTGAAATGGGTGAACAGGTGTCAAAGAAGATACAAATGCTGGGACCTGAGGGTACTGGGAATTTTGTTCTTATGTCTAACATCTATAGTTCTGTGGGCAGATGGGACGATGCAGCACATATTCGAAACATACAGAAGCATCAAGGTTACAAGAAAAGCCCAGGATGCAGTTGGATTGAGATCTCCGGGGTAATCCATGGATTTATTGGGGGTGATCGATCTCATCCACAGTCAGTATCCATAAATAACAAGTTACAAGAACTGTTGGTGCAGATGAAAAGAATGGGATATCAGGCAGATTCTGGTTTTGTTTTCCATGATgtagaagaagaggagaagGAACAGATTCTCCTTTATCATAGTGAAAAAATAGCCATTGCGTTTGGAATTCTTAGTACCAGTCCCAGGAACCCCATTCTAGTTACAAAAAATTTGCGTATATGTGTTGACTGCCATAATGCAGTAAAATTTATGACTCTTATAACAGAGAGGAGGATAACAGTAAGAGATGCAAGTCGATTTCATCATTTTGAGAATGGAATCTGCAATTGTCGGGATTTCTGgtga